A DNA window from Drosophila pseudoobscura strain MV-25-SWS-2005 chromosome 2, UCI_Dpse_MV25, whole genome shotgun sequence contains the following coding sequences:
- the LOC6897548 gene encoding uncharacterized protein: MGSLWPSSEVENPFDQQMVFSANSELENMIEDGESLAVPGLEPCTELGYLIATLYEPPLRMIYTTDGTMENFYVFDTDVIAEALTHQCSSVLQPPRPVTMEVRTFLSNTLKMAVSHIPSILEFIPCPAKGRLIVLSLIDRVTGVLVGCGIGQLQPQPAVDENGDYKDLEWYPEIRGFAINTQCRELISEYLASDQILTLNPGIDGSLLYNVLIM; encoded by the coding sequence ATGGGATCATTATGGCCCTCTTCTGAAGTCGAAAATCCGTTTGATCAGCAGATGGTTTTTTCAGCCAATAGTGAGCTGGAAAATATGATTGAAGATGGAGAATCATTGGCTGTACCTGGTCTCGAGCCGTGCACTGAGTTGGGATATCTCATTGCCACGTTGTATGAGCCCCCTTTGAGGATGATCTATACAACTGATGGAACTATGGAGAACTTCTACGTTTTCGATACGGATGTCATTGCTGAAGCACTAACGCATCAGTGCTCTTCTGTTTTGCAGCCGCCCCGGCCAGTTACCATGGAAGTTCGTACATTCCTTTCCAATACCCTGAAAATGGCCGTCAGTCATATTCCATCGATTCTGGAGTTTATCCCATGCCCGGCAAAGGGTCGGCTGATAGTCCTGTCCCTGATAGATCGCGTCACCGGGGTCTTGGTCGGGTGTGGGATTGGCCAACTGCAGCCCCAACCTGCCGTAGATGAAAATGGGGACTACAAGGACTTGGAGTGGTACCCCGAAATTCGAGGCTTTGCCATCAACACTCAATGCCGCGAGCTGATCAGCGAGTACCTTGCAAGTGATCAGATATTGACTCTGAATCCTGGAATTGATGGATCTCTGCTATATAATGTATTAATAATGtag